In Curtobacterium sp. L6-1, a genomic segment contains:
- a CDS encoding 2-hydroxyacid dehydrogenase, with translation MPIVTLPLQELVDRFGPVPDGVELDVWDVEAPHARADEVAIAFLPFYFAGRHRWQYVHDLPNLELLQLPSAGYEWAVPHVPGHAHLANGRGIHDDETAELAVGLALTSLREISAFQFDRVDQRWDSRETRSLADRRVTVVGYGAIGSAIATRFEAFRTEVTVLARTAREQDGRQVHAFGELPDLARATDVLVLIAPLTDETEGLVDADLLAALPDGALVVNVARGKVIDTDALVAELRSGRLSAALDVTDPEPLPAGHPLWTTPNTVLTPHVGGNTDLSVPRSLDLVRRQVAAFAEGRPFENLIEVPVPQA, from the coding sequence GTGCCGATCGTCACGCTGCCCCTCCAGGAGCTGGTCGACCGGTTCGGTCCGGTGCCGGACGGCGTCGAACTCGACGTCTGGGACGTCGAGGCGCCGCACGCCCGGGCCGACGAGGTCGCCATCGCGTTCCTGCCGTTCTACTTCGCGGGGCGGCACCGCTGGCAGTACGTGCACGACCTGCCGAACCTCGAGCTGCTGCAGCTGCCGAGCGCCGGGTACGAGTGGGCGGTCCCGCACGTCCCCGGCCACGCACACCTGGCCAACGGCCGCGGCATCCACGACGACGAAACCGCGGAGCTGGCGGTCGGCCTGGCGCTGACGTCCCTGCGCGAGATCTCGGCGTTCCAGTTCGACCGCGTCGACCAGCGGTGGGACTCGCGCGAGACCCGATCCCTGGCCGACCGTCGGGTGACCGTCGTCGGCTACGGCGCGATCGGCTCCGCCATCGCGACCCGCTTCGAGGCGTTCCGCACCGAGGTGACCGTCTTGGCCCGGACCGCTCGCGAGCAGGACGGCCGGCAGGTGCACGCGTTCGGTGAACTGCCGGACCTCGCGCGCGCCACCGACGTCCTCGTGCTCATCGCACCGCTCACCGACGAGACCGAGGGGCTGGTGGACGCGGACCTCCTCGCGGCGCTGCCCGACGGGGCCCTCGTGGTGAACGTGGCGCGCGGCAAGGTCATCGACACCGACGCCCTGGTGGCGGAGCTGCGGTCCGGTCGACTCTCGGCGGCGCTCGACGTCACCGACCCCGAGCCGCTCCCCGCCGGACACCCGCTCTGGACGACGCCGAACACGGTTCTCACGCCGCACGTCGGCGGCAACACGGACCTCAGCGTGCCGCGGTCGCTCGACCTGGTACGCCGACAGGTGGCGGCGTTCGCCGAGGGGCGGCCGTTCGAGAACCTGATCGAGGTCCCGGTTCCCCAGGCCTGA
- a CDS encoding lactonase family protein has protein sequence MTLPDLHLLVGSYTATGGGNATGISVVTSGGAAPVASTVAVLDDPSFLAVSGDRVYAVSETSDGGVHAFRMSGSSLEHLWDAPAGGDAPCHIRVDPSGALVVTNYVSGTVTAVSLEAAESYASSVAASDGIAADTGTGAGGPGAGPAAGADGGAAGHGVAGRGAGVSAVLPDAAVATELLPDATGPDEDRQEGPHAHQSVATPDGTVLVADLGGDALHEFRVEADAVSVSIEPVRVHHVAPGAGPRHMAWYEGDLVVTGELDGRVHRLHRDESGSFRTIADTAVFDGPVGTSLLSHIEVDERGLVTVAVRGRDQIVVLDAADGGLRVVGSASCGGVWPRHFARVPGYLLVANQMSDAIAVLPVGDDGVPGEAVGQIAVGSPACIVPLEQH, from the coding sequence GTGACCCTGCCGGACCTGCACCTGCTCGTCGGGTCGTACACGGCCACCGGCGGCGGGAACGCCACCGGGATCTCCGTGGTCACGAGCGGAGGCGCCGCTCCCGTCGCGTCGACCGTGGCCGTCCTCGACGACCCCTCGTTCCTCGCCGTGTCCGGCGACCGCGTCTACGCCGTCTCCGAGACCTCCGACGGCGGCGTCCACGCGTTCCGCATGTCGGGGTCGTCCCTCGAGCACCTGTGGGACGCCCCCGCCGGTGGCGATGCGCCCTGCCACATCCGGGTCGACCCGTCCGGCGCCCTCGTCGTCACGAACTACGTCTCCGGCACCGTCACCGCGGTCTCGCTGGAGGCGGCCGAGTCGTACGCGTCCTCGGTCGCGGCCAGCGACGGGATCGCAGCGGACACGGGTACCGGCGCGGGCGGTCCTGGTGCCGGTCCTGCTGCCGGGGCGGACGGCGGCGCGGCCGGACATGGGGTCGCCGGTCGTGGCGCCGGGGTCTCCGCCGTGCTGCCCGACGCCGCGGTCGCCACCGAGCTGCTGCCCGACGCCACCGGCCCGGACGAGGACCGCCAGGAGGGCCCGCACGCCCACCAGTCCGTCGCGACGCCGGACGGCACCGTGCTGGTCGCCGACCTCGGGGGCGACGCCCTGCACGAGTTCCGGGTCGAGGCCGACGCCGTCTCGGTGTCGATCGAGCCGGTCCGCGTCCACCACGTCGCACCCGGTGCCGGGCCGCGGCACATGGCCTGGTACGAGGGCGACCTCGTCGTCACCGGTGAACTCGACGGTCGCGTGCACCGGCTCCATCGCGACGAGTCCGGCTCGTTCCGGACGATCGCCGACACGGCGGTCTTCGACGGACCGGTCGGCACCTCGTTGCTGAGCCACATCGAGGTCGACGAGCGCGGCCTCGTCACCGTCGCCGTGCGCGGGCGGGACCAGATCGTGGTGCTCGACGCTGCGGACGGCGGACTCCGCGTGGTCGGGAGCGCCTCGTGCGGGGGTGTGTGGCCGCGGCACTTCGCACGTGTGCCCGGGTACCTGCTCGTCGCGAACCAGATGTCCGACGCGATCGCGGTCCTGCCGGTCGGGGACGACGGGGTACCGGGGGAGGCCGTCGGGCAGATCGCCGTCGGCAGCCCGGCCTGCATCGTGCCGCTCGAGCAGCACTAG
- a CDS encoding chorismate mutase, translating into MNEARTTNDEDAVAELQSIRQSIDNIDAAVIHMLAERFKYTQRVGYLKAAAGMPAADPSREQIQVARLRSLAAESHLDPAFAEKFLNFIVAEVIHHHERIAVGEL; encoded by the coding sequence ATGAACGAGGCCCGGACCACGAACGACGAGGACGCCGTCGCCGAACTGCAGAGCATCCGGCAGAGCATCGACAACATCGACGCCGCCGTGATCCACATGCTCGCCGAACGGTTCAAGTACACGCAGCGGGTGGGGTACCTCAAGGCCGCTGCCGGCATGCCCGCGGCCGACCCGTCCCGCGAGCAGATCCAGGTCGCGCGGCTGCGGTCCCTGGCGGCCGAGTCCCACCTCGACCCCGCCTTCGCCGAGAAGTTCCTCAACTTCATCGTCGCCGAGGTCATCCACCACCACGAGCGCATCGCGGTGGGCGAGCTGTGA
- a CDS encoding DUF1304 domain-containing protein, with the protein MTVLLAISGVFAVLAGLVHVYIFFLESVAWTSPRVRQVFGIASEAEAQATRSLAFNQGFYNLFLAIGAILGVVLVLAGNGATGWTLVVFSCASMLGAAVVLAGTGAKYLRSASMQGAFPLLALVFAFLGSTFGH; encoded by the coding sequence ATGACCGTTCTGCTCGCGATCTCCGGTGTGTTCGCTGTCCTCGCGGGCCTCGTGCACGTGTACATCTTCTTCCTCGAGTCCGTGGCGTGGACCAGCCCCCGCGTCCGCCAGGTCTTCGGGATCGCCTCGGAGGCCGAGGCGCAGGCCACCCGTTCCCTCGCCTTCAACCAGGGCTTCTACAACCTGTTCCTCGCGATCGGCGCGATCCTCGGTGTCGTGCTCGTGCTCGCCGGCAACGGTGCCACGGGCTGGACCCTCGTCGTGTTCTCCTGCGCGAGCATGCTCGGTGCGGCCGTCGTCCTGGCCGGCACCGGCGCGAAGTACCTGCGCTCGGCGTCGATGCAGGGCGCGTTCCCGCTCCTCGCGCTGGTCTTCGCGTTCCTCGGTTCAACGTTCGGTCACTGA
- a CDS encoding iron-siderophore ABC transporter substrate-binding protein codes for MIRTSLPKRRRLGRVLAAAGAVVAASLVLAGCSSSTPSSSSSAGGGSSDGAFPVSISTGLGTTTIDSAPKRVVALGWGDAETALELGVQPVGASDWLAFGGDGVGPWLQGAYDEKPTIINTLEPSYEEILKLKPDVILDVKSSGDKDRYDKLSAIAPTVAIPKGGENYLTSTEEQVDMIAKALGKESEGKKLLSDLDDSYAAARKAHPEFEGKTAAIGAYTSEGFGVYASRDSRATFMQNLGFTTPKAIDQAAGKEFSVSLSNENLDLLNADLTVVLPIYVEASKASSDPLFKKVPSVEAGHSIVIDDADVSSAFSLGTTAAIEWALERLPDEFAAKLG; via the coding sequence GTGATCCGTACCTCCCTCCCCAAGCGCCGCCGCCTCGGGCGCGTGCTCGCAGCGGCCGGTGCCGTCGTCGCCGCCTCCCTCGTCCTGGCGGGCTGCTCCTCCTCGACCCCGTCCTCGTCCAGTTCGGCCGGCGGCGGGTCGTCCGACGGGGCCTTCCCCGTGTCCATCTCGACCGGGCTCGGCACCACGACCATCGACTCCGCACCGAAGCGCGTCGTCGCCCTCGGCTGGGGAGACGCGGAGACGGCGCTCGAGCTCGGCGTGCAGCCCGTCGGGGCCAGCGACTGGCTCGCGTTCGGCGGCGACGGCGTCGGTCCGTGGCTGCAGGGCGCGTACGACGAGAAGCCGACGATCATCAACACGCTCGAGCCCAGCTACGAGGAGATCCTCAAGCTCAAGCCGGACGTGATCCTCGACGTGAAGAGCTCGGGCGACAAGGACCGCTACGACAAGCTCTCCGCCATCGCCCCGACCGTCGCGATCCCGAAGGGCGGCGAGAACTACCTGACCTCCACGGAGGAGCAGGTCGACATGATCGCGAAGGCGCTCGGCAAGGAGAGCGAGGGCAAGAAGCTCCTCAGCGACCTCGACGACTCCTACGCCGCCGCTCGCAAGGCGCACCCGGAGTTCGAGGGCAAGACCGCGGCGATCGGCGCGTACACGTCCGAGGGCTTCGGCGTCTACGCCTCCCGGGACAGCCGCGCGACGTTCATGCAGAACCTCGGGTTCACCACCCCGAAGGCGATCGACCAGGCTGCCGGCAAGGAGTTCTCGGTGTCGCTGTCGAACGAGAACCTCGACCTGCTCAACGCCGACCTGACCGTCGTGCTGCCGATCTACGTCGAGGCGTCGAAGGCCTCGTCCGACCCGCTGTTCAAGAAGGTGCCGTCGGTCGAGGCCGGGCACTCGATCGTCATCGACGACGCGGACGTCTCCTCGGCGTTCTCGCTCGGGACGACCGCTGCCATCGAGTGGGCGCTCGAGCGGCTGCCGGACGAGTTCGCGGCGAAGCTCGGCTGA
- a CDS encoding shikimate dehydrogenase family protein, with product MTPTFPDPDRTHLAVLGSPIAHSLSPALHAAAYDVLGLPFTYGRHEVASGGLGAFVAGLGPEWRGLSLTMPLKREVLPLLDRTTPLVDELGVANTVAVRQEGPSVVLAGANTDVAGLVRPVAALGHVPGEATVLGGGATAASALAAAQRLGARLVRVFLRDTGKAGDLVLLAARLGVTLEVHPLDDLGSADPMGFVVSTLPGGAADDLPLVPSGPDAVLFDVAYEPWPTRASTAWAAAGGRVLNGLDMLSEQAIGQIRFFLHGDEDELLPDEAAVRRAMRAAVGLPETIG from the coding sequence GTGACACCGACCTTCCCCGACCCCGACCGCACGCACCTCGCGGTGCTCGGCTCCCCGATCGCGCACTCGCTCTCCCCCGCGCTGCACGCTGCGGCCTACGACGTGCTCGGCCTCCCCTTCACGTACGGGAGGCACGAGGTCGCGTCCGGCGGACTGGGCGCGTTCGTCGCGGGGCTGGGTCCGGAGTGGCGCGGCCTCAGCCTGACGATGCCGTTGAAGCGCGAGGTGCTGCCCTTGCTCGACCGCACGACCCCGCTCGTCGACGAGCTCGGGGTGGCGAACACCGTGGCCGTGCGGCAGGAGGGACCGTCGGTCGTCCTGGCCGGCGCGAACACCGACGTCGCCGGGCTCGTCCGCCCGGTCGCCGCACTCGGGCACGTCCCCGGCGAGGCGACGGTCCTCGGCGGCGGGGCCACTGCGGCGAGCGCCCTCGCGGCCGCCCAGCGACTCGGTGCGCGGCTCGTCCGGGTGTTCCTGCGCGACACCGGCAAGGCGGGCGACCTCGTCCTGCTCGCCGCCCGGCTCGGGGTGACGCTCGAGGTGCACCCGCTCGACGACCTCGGCTCGGCGGACCCGATGGGCTTCGTGGTCTCGACCCTGCCGGGCGGCGCCGCGGACGACCTGCCCCTCGTGCCGTCCGGTCCCGATGCGGTGTTGTTCGACGTGGCGTACGAGCCGTGGCCGACCCGGGCCTCCACGGCGTGGGCGGCTGCCGGGGGTCGCGTGCTCAACGGGCTCGACATGCTCAGCGAGCAGGCGATCGGGCAGATCCGGTTCTTCCTGCACGGCGACGAGGACGAGCTGCTGCCCGACGAGGCAGCGGTCCGCCGGGCGATGCGCGCCGCCGTGGGCCTGCCGGAGACGATCGGCTGA
- a CDS encoding YchJ family protein produces the protein MSTERCPCLSGNPYDECCGPLHEGAPAPTAERLMRSRFSAFALGLPAYLLDSWHPSTRPASLELDPEQRWTRLDIMDTRSGGPFDSAGSVTFRAWWRSGSARGTLEEASSFVREGGRWYYVDGVVA, from the coding sequence GTGAGCACCGAGCGCTGCCCCTGCCTGAGCGGCAACCCCTACGACGAGTGCTGCGGGCCCCTGCACGAGGGCGCGCCCGCGCCGACGGCCGAACGGCTCATGCGGTCGCGGTTCTCCGCGTTCGCGCTCGGGCTGCCCGCCTACCTGCTCGACAGCTGGCACCCGAGCACGCGTCCCGCGTCGCTCGAGCTCGACCCGGAACAGCGCTGGACGCGCCTCGACATCATGGACACCCGGTCGGGAGGCCCGTTCGACTCCGCCGGTTCCGTCACCTTCCGCGCGTGGTGGCGCTCCGGCTCCGCGCGGGGGACGCTGGAGGAGGCGAGTTCGTTCGTCCGCGAGGGCGGACGTTGGTACTACGTCGACGGCGTCGTGGCCTGA
- a CDS encoding organic hydroperoxide resistance protein, with amino-acid sequence MSLDIVYTAAAHATGGGRDGHVRSEDDRIDLDTRPPKEMGGSGEGTNPEQLFAAGYAACFLGALHVAGKQLELDTTGAEVSAEVSIGGKGAGGFGLAVELDVYAPNVAGPERQRLAETAHTICPYSNATRGNITVTLSLVD; translated from the coding sequence ATGAGTCTCGACATCGTCTACACCGCCGCCGCCCACGCCACCGGAGGCGGCCGTGACGGACACGTCCGCAGCGAGGACGACCGCATCGACCTCGACACCCGCCCGCCGAAGGAGATGGGCGGCAGCGGCGAGGGCACCAACCCGGAGCAGCTGTTCGCCGCCGGGTACGCCGCCTGCTTCCTCGGCGCCCTGCACGTCGCCGGCAAGCAGCTCGAGCTCGACACCACCGGCGCCGAGGTCTCCGCCGAGGTGAGCATCGGCGGCAAGGGTGCGGGTGGCTTCGGCCTGGCCGTCGAGCTCGACGTCTACGCGCCGAACGTAGCCGGTCCGGAACGCCAGCGTCTCGCCGAGACCGCCCACACCATCTGCCCGTACTCGAACGCCACGCGCGGCAACATCACGGTCACCCTCTCGCTCGTCGACTGA
- a CDS encoding zinc-dependent alcohol dehydrogenase, whose protein sequence is MDKLTVEKVDDPEILNTQDIIVKVTLSTTCGSDLHLLGGYVPTMRAGDVLGHEFIGEVVEVGSAVTKHKVGDRVVVCSFIACGKCWYCKNELYSLCDNGNPNAGIPEALWGQAPGGCFGYSHALGGWAGSHAEYIRVPYADQGAFPVPDGVSDERALFASDAAPTGWMGADLGGVGPGDVVAVWGAGGVGQMAARASLLLGAERVIVIDRFQERLTQVEQVIGAETMNYETSEVTAELRELTGGRGPDVCIEAVGMEAHRDGPDFAYDQLKQQLRLQTDRPTAVREAVFAARKGGSLFVLGVFGGYVDKFPLGAIMNKGLTLRSAQQHGHRYIPMLLERMARDEIVTEHLATHVMPLDDAPDGYAMFKDKTDGCVRAVFRP, encoded by the coding sequence GTGGACAAGCTCACGGTCGAGAAGGTCGACGACCCAGAGATCCTCAACACCCAGGACATCATCGTCAAGGTGACGTTGAGCACGACCTGCGGGTCCGACCTCCACCTCCTCGGCGGGTACGTCCCGACGATGCGTGCGGGCGACGTGCTCGGCCACGAGTTCATCGGCGAGGTCGTCGAGGTCGGGTCGGCCGTCACCAAGCACAAGGTCGGTGACCGGGTGGTGGTCTGCTCGTTCATCGCGTGCGGGAAGTGCTGGTACTGCAAGAACGAGCTGTACTCGCTCTGCGACAACGGCAACCCGAACGCCGGCATCCCGGAAGCGCTCTGGGGTCAGGCTCCGGGCGGCTGCTTCGGCTACTCGCACGCGCTGGGCGGCTGGGCCGGGAGTCACGCGGAGTACATCCGGGTGCCCTACGCCGACCAGGGCGCCTTCCCCGTCCCCGACGGGGTCAGCGACGAGCGGGCCCTGTTCGCCTCCGACGCCGCCCCGACGGGGTGGATGGGAGCGGACCTCGGCGGCGTCGGCCCCGGTGACGTCGTCGCCGTCTGGGGCGCCGGCGGCGTCGGGCAGATGGCGGCACGCGCTTCGCTGCTGCTGGGTGCTGAGCGCGTCATCGTGATCGATCGCTTCCAGGAGCGACTGACGCAGGTCGAGCAGGTCATCGGCGCGGAGACCATGAACTACGAGACCAGCGAGGTCACCGCGGAGCTCCGCGAACTGACGGGCGGCCGCGGCCCCGACGTGTGCATCGAGGCGGTCGGGATGGAGGCGCACCGTGACGGCCCCGACTTCGCCTACGACCAGCTGAAGCAGCAGCTGCGCCTGCAGACCGACAGGCCCACGGCCGTTCGAGAGGCCGTGTTCGCGGCGCGGAAGGGTGGCAGCCTCTTCGTGCTGGGTGTCTTCGGGGGCTACGTCGACAAGTTCCCCCTGGGGGCGATCATGAACAAGGGCCTCACACTCCGGTCCGCGCAGCAGCACGGGCACCGGTACATCCCGATGCTCCTGGAACGGATGGCGCGCGACGAGATCGTCACCGAACACCTCGCGACGCACGTGATGCCCCTCGACGACGCCCCGGATGGGTACGCCATGTTCAAGGACAAGACCGACGGATGCGTCCGGGCGGTCTTCCGTCCCTGA
- a CDS encoding glutathione-independent formaldehyde dehydrogenase, with protein MRAVVYEGPHRVTVKDVPDARIERATDVLVRVTTTNICGSDLHMYEGRTSFETGRWFGHENMGEVVEVGSGVDKIAVGDHVVLPFNVACGHCKNCERGLTNYCLTAQPVPEWAGAAYGFADMGPWAGGQAELLRVPWGDFNCLRLGEDAEEKSADYVMLADIFPTGYHATEMAGVGPGDQTVVYGAGPVGLMAALSATIKGASKVMVVDRHPDRLRLAESIGAIAIDDSKVDPVEAVLEHTMGLGADNGCECVGYQAHEPSGEEQPNLTLNRLVQSVRFTGRIGTVGVFVPQDPGGADELAKQGQVAFDMGLHWFKGQTMGTGQAPVKKYNRRLRDLIAAGKVTPSFIVSHELSLDEAPDAYEHFDNRDDGWTKVVLKPGKGA; from the coding sequence ATGAGAGCAGTCGTGTACGAGGGCCCGCACCGGGTCACGGTCAAGGACGTCCCGGATGCGCGGATCGAGCGCGCCACCGACGTGCTGGTGCGCGTCACGACGACGAACATCTGCGGTTCCGACCTCCACATGTACGAGGGGCGCACCAGTTTCGAGACCGGGCGGTGGTTCGGTCACGAGAACATGGGCGAGGTGGTCGAGGTCGGCAGCGGCGTCGACAAGATCGCGGTCGGCGACCACGTCGTCCTGCCCTTCAACGTGGCGTGTGGGCACTGCAAGAACTGCGAACGGGGGTTGACCAACTACTGCCTCACCGCGCAGCCGGTCCCGGAGTGGGCCGGTGCGGCCTACGGGTTCGCGGACATGGGCCCGTGGGCGGGCGGCCAGGCCGAGCTGCTGCGTGTGCCCTGGGGGGACTTCAACTGTCTCCGCCTCGGCGAGGACGCGGAGGAGAAGTCCGCGGACTACGTGATGCTGGCCGACATCTTCCCGACCGGCTACCACGCGACGGAGATGGCGGGCGTGGGTCCGGGCGACCAGACCGTCGTCTACGGCGCCGGGCCGGTCGGCCTGATGGCTGCGCTCTCCGCCACCATCAAGGGCGCGAGCAAGGTCATGGTCGTCGATCGGCACCCGGATCGTCTCCGCTTGGCCGAGTCGATCGGTGCGATCGCGATCGACGACTCGAAGGTCGACCCGGTGGAGGCCGTGCTCGAGCACACGATGGGACTCGGCGCGGACAACGGCTGCGAGTGCGTCGGCTACCAGGCCCACGAACCCAGTGGGGAGGAGCAGCCGAACCTCACGCTCAACCGTCTGGTCCAGTCGGTGCGGTTCACCGGGAGGATCGGCACGGTCGGCGTGTTCGTGCCCCAGGACCCCGGCGGCGCCGACGAACTGGCGAAGCAGGGGCAGGTCGCCTTCGACATGGGGCTGCACTGGTTCAAGGGCCAGACGATGGGCACGGGACAAGCGCCCGTGAAGAAGTACAACCGCCGACTCCGCGACCTGATCGCCGCAGGCAAGGTGACGCCGTCCTTCATCGTCAGCCACGAGCTGTCACTCGACGAGGCGCCCGACGCCTACGAGCACTTCGACAACCGCGACGACGGATGGACCAAGGTCGTCCTCAAGCCCGGGAAGGGGGCCTGA
- a CDS encoding helix-turn-helix transcriptional regulator, which yields MKRTGPHQLVEIAARPGPVHDRAQAMLEELHDHIPFDGGWMALAEPGGPGYTSLASTDLEASSVRYLSGPQMARDIETTGADHERPAISLSDLQYSSADLQTWAECLLPAGFQEMLSAALFEDGGRHVGFVTLLFQSAEPPSRSVRQQFARVLPELAYGIDPVRDLGAVAALVGGAGAGVVLLPGHGVVGLPGLSDDELLGAGSALVAAARDAIGDGANHVSFLWPRGSRRSPDGFVRVTVLACGRELRAVACGVLVLSPATHLRGLTPRELEVLGHLVEGCSNLEIARALAVAPRTVAAHVEHILVKLDATSRTLAAVRAERAGLYLPLART from the coding sequence GTGAAACGCACCGGCCCACACCAGCTCGTCGAGATCGCCGCGCGCCCGGGTCCGGTCCACGATCGGGCGCAGGCGATGCTCGAGGAACTCCACGACCACATCCCGTTCGACGGCGGATGGATGGCGCTGGCCGAACCGGGCGGTCCGGGCTACACCTCGCTCGCGAGCACCGACCTCGAAGCGTCGAGCGTCCGCTACCTGAGCGGCCCCCAGATGGCCCGGGACATCGAGACGACCGGCGCCGATCACGAACGTCCCGCCATCAGCCTCTCGGACCTGCAGTACTCCTCGGCAGACCTGCAGACCTGGGCGGAGTGCCTGCTCCCTGCCGGGTTCCAGGAGATGCTCTCCGCCGCTCTGTTCGAGGACGGAGGGCGGCACGTGGGCTTCGTCACCCTGCTGTTCCAGAGCGCTGAGCCGCCCTCGCGGTCCGTTCGCCAGCAGTTCGCCCGGGTGCTCCCGGAGCTCGCGTACGGGATCGACCCCGTCCGCGATCTCGGAGCCGTGGCGGCGTTGGTCGGCGGAGCCGGAGCAGGCGTGGTCCTGCTCCCCGGACACGGCGTCGTCGGTCTTCCGGGCTTGTCCGACGACGAGCTCCTCGGAGCAGGATCGGCACTGGTCGCCGCGGCGCGGGACGCCATCGGTGACGGGGCGAACCACGTCTCGTTCCTGTGGCCGCGCGGCAGCCGTCGGTCGCCCGACGGCTTCGTCCGGGTGACGGTGCTGGCCTGCGGACGAGAGCTCCGCGCGGTGGCCTGTGGGGTCCTCGTGCTCTCGCCGGCCACGCACCTCCGCGGATTGACCCCGCGGGAGCTCGAGGTACTGGGCCACCTGGTGGAGGGCTGCTCCAACCTCGAGATCGCTCGTGCGCTGGCGGTGGCTCCCCGCACCGTGGCTGCCCACGTCGAGCACATCCTCGTCAAGTTGGACGCGACGTCACGCACGCTGGCCGCGGTGCGCGCCGAACGTGCCGGCCTCTACCTCCCGCTCGCCCGGACGTGA
- a CDS encoding DUF1345 domain-containing protein — MSHLSGQAVVAAVVGSVVAVIAAVLGVPELSPLLGWAIAAAVFLTWAWSRAWPADPARTQALARHEDRSRKLVDSLIIVATFLSLVLVVLALVRSQEKDAIGSASAILAVVGVVAAWALINTVYAFKYARMYYLDDHHRFDFDQDEEPSYSDFAFTAFSIGMAYSASSITQSSTPSRRVAMGHALLSYFFGTFVVAVAINLITGLTQGG; from the coding sequence ATGTCCCACCTGTCAGGACAGGCCGTCGTCGCCGCCGTCGTCGGGTCGGTGGTGGCCGTGATCGCAGCGGTCCTCGGCGTCCCCGAGCTCTCGCCACTCCTCGGTTGGGCGATCGCTGCCGCCGTGTTCCTCACCTGGGCGTGGTCCCGAGCGTGGCCCGCCGATCCCGCACGGACGCAGGCCCTCGCTCGGCACGAGGACCGGTCGCGGAAGCTGGTCGACTCGCTCATCATCGTCGCGACGTTCCTCAGCCTCGTGCTGGTCGTCCTCGCGCTCGTCCGCAGTCAGGAGAAGGACGCGATCGGATCCGCGTCCGCGATCCTCGCGGTCGTGGGTGTCGTCGCAGCCTGGGCGCTCATCAACACCGTCTACGCCTTCAAGTACGCGCGGATGTACTACCTCGACGACCACCATCGGTTCGACTTCGACCAGGACGAGGAGCCGTCGTACAGTGACTTCGCGTTCACGGCGTTCTCGATCGGGATGGCCTACAGCGCGAGCAGCATCACGCAGTCGTCGACCCCCTCCCGCCGTGTCGCGATGGGTCACGCGCTGCTGTCCTACTTCTTCGGGACCTTCGTGGTCGCCGTGGCCATCAACCTCATCACCGGTCTCACGCAGGGCGGGTGA
- a CDS encoding GNAT family N-acetyltransferase has translation MRFHTVTGHDADRLRTFLRDADLTLAGLDEPDVHLWMEQDEAGTIVGSTGFELSRDGAHALIRSVAVAPNRRAAGAGSRLAVFALERAAQAGASRAWLFSRRSGPFWQRLGFTGADRDDLAAVLAEAHQVRLFVGTGRLGTEVAWSRSLTDLS, from the coding sequence GTGAGGTTCCACACCGTGACCGGGCACGACGCCGACCGCCTTCGGACGTTCCTGCGCGACGCTGACCTCACCCTCGCCGGTCTCGACGAGCCCGACGTCCATCTCTGGATGGAGCAGGACGAAGCCGGGACGATCGTCGGCAGCACCGGCTTCGAGTTGAGCCGGGACGGCGCCCACGCACTCATCCGGAGCGTGGCCGTCGCACCGAACCGTCGCGCAGCGGGTGCCGGCTCGCGTCTGGCCGTGTTCGCACTGGAACGAGCGGCGCAGGCGGGGGCCTCGCGAGCGTGGCTGTTCTCACGACGGTCGGGGCCCTTCTGGCAGCGACTCGGCTTCACCGGCGCCGACCGGGACGACCTGGCGGCCGTGCTCGCCGAGGCCCATCAGGTGCGCCTGTTCGTCGGGACCGGCCGGCTCGGCACGGAAGTCGCTTGGTCGCGCTCCTTGACCGACCTGTCGTGA